In Candidatus Woesebacteria bacterium, one DNA window encodes the following:
- a CDS encoding GTP cyclohydrolase I type 1, producing the protein MKRTIDLTKAEIAAKDLLTNLGLDLKDPNYEGTPRRMVEVLAEFTSSLREESNKELEEYFSVLFPKHSDRKVKYKGMIVQSPVRVYSLCSHHMLPVIYDIAFAYIPKNGEQIGFSKIVRILRHIAKRPMNQEDFTQEAVDLFYKKLQPQGLAIVVSGVHLCMKMRGVHCEAINKTSAVKGDFKDYERTRDEFLSLATNFNHPL; encoded by the coding sequence ATGAAAAGAACAATAGACTTAACTAAAGCGGAGATCGCAGCCAAAGACCTTCTGACGAACCTTGGCTTAGACCTTAAAGATCCCAACTACGAAGGCACACCCAGAAGGATGGTGGAAGTTTTGGCTGAATTTACTTCCTCACTTCGCGAAGAATCAAATAAAGAGTTAGAAGAATATTTCAGCGTCCTATTTCCGAAACATAGCGACAGAAAAGTAAAATACAAAGGGATGATAGTGCAAAGCCCAGTCAGAGTTTATTCATTATGTTCCCATCACATGTTACCAGTGATTTACGATATAGCATTTGCTTATATTCCCAAGAACGGAGAGCAAATTGGTTTTTCCAAGATTGTTCGTATACTGCGTCATATTGCAAAAAGACCGATGAACCAAGAGGACTTCACTCAAGAAGCGGTAGACTTGTTTTATAAAAAGCTTCAACCACAAGGATTAGCGATAGTGGTATCGGGTGTTCATCTTTGTATGAAAATGAGAGGCGTTCACTGTGAAGCAATCAACAAAACATCGGCAGTTAAAGGAGATTTCAAGGATTACGAGAGAACCAGAGACGAATTTTTGTCATTAGCAACTAATTTTAATCATCCACTATGA
- a CDS encoding adenylate cyclase — protein sequence MSNKRNIELEYKFWVKDKEKLIKVLDQKASASKPRQYQSNVMFDNPAGTMQKTDGRIRVRTFGDSGEKTLTYKKPLPPENGAKREIEYEIKFHDPNGQIEKILEAMEFLPTTSYERFQTTWEIDGVHVTLDEYPFADIIEIEGEKKDIERVAQELGFSTQQGLTKPADTLFQEWRKERGLTFKPHMRFDDFDK from the coding sequence ATGAGCAATAAACGCAATATAGAGTTAGAATACAAGTTTTGGGTTAAAGATAAGGAAAAATTGATTAAGGTTTTAGATCAAAAAGCAAGCGCAAGCAAGCCTCGCCAATACCAAAGCAATGTTATGTTTGACAACCCTGCGGGGACTATGCAAAAAACTGATGGCAGAATCCGAGTGAGAACCTTCGGTGATTCAGGGGAGAAAACCTTAACCTATAAAAAACCACTCCCACCCGAAAATGGAGCAAAAAGAGAAATCGAATATGAGATAAAGTTTCATGATCCTAACGGACAAATAGAAAAGATTTTAGAAGCAATGGAATTTCTTCCAACAACTAGTTATGAGCGTTTTCAAACAACATGGGAAATAGATGGCGTTCATGTTACTCTAGATGAATATCCATTTGCAGATATAATTGAAATTGAGGGCGAAAAAAAAGATATAGAACGAGTAGCTCAAGAATTAGGATTTAGCACCCAACAAGGTTTAACAAAACCAGCAGATACCTTATTTCAAGAATGGCGCAAGGAGAGAGGGTTGACTTTTAAACCCCATATGAGATT